The segment ttaaaatgtaaaatatataatataagtaaatacacaatttaaaaaatggaaaaagtacattaatatttaaatatctacttaaaaatataaaatatagatattacgcaaataaaaatataagaaatggaaataaacattttaaaaaatggaaaaagtacattaagatttaagcatctatcttaaaatgtacttctatcttaaaatggtagtaaattatataaaaatggaaataccacattaaacaaaaaaaaataaaaaagtatagttttacatcaagaaagtctctatgaaactcattattccatccacatcaacctcacactattaaggaaaatttcaaaacactcgagcaaaaaaatggtttcactatcaactcttgccgtcccagaaacctCCTTTAATgccttgaatgagatttttttataacaacaaactttttgttaggtggattcattgttgggaaacccgcaacttccaaaagccaaacttattcgtgggaattgaattgcttttcatagactcaaaggtattcttacaaactcaaattaatctaatctataattttattgttaatattcatactaactctttcatgatcaaaccatttcagttaataaccattcaagatttcaagcgtttatcccgaaacactttctttctcgccgaatcaggtattggttcatgttagtttagtattgtttttggtttactaaccggtttaggatggtcctattgtaaatataatttaagttggtttagcatatattatgtttaaaataacttaaattaaataataataatattatgcttaaaatataattttagagagttttcaaatatagtttacaaaacattataggtgatgaatttaatttattaaattcgtttattacttaaaactatgtttttaaaaaacatactgagttataaatatcaatgatggattggtgagtataacatgaagacaaaaatataaatatctgattttcaagataagaaattcagcttttatttagatactcaatatataatatcttaaattatgttttaaaaaatatacataatatatatatatagattaattttccaaacttaaactattatattatatatgaataatatttttaaataaaaataatttctgatttaaaataaaaataaaaacaacaaatgtttattttcaaataatggatgtagtttacattatactatcaattaacaagtattagatacgttttgatatatcattattttctatttccagaaaataataaattgttaaacatcaatatcatctaggttaagtatacgaacaacaaaaattcaaacatcacaaaaaatatttacataaccattataatacaataatttaatcaaaaatacaattaaaaagaatagttatatacttaatattttaaaataaaagatatttttgctaaaattgtacttacgtggctaaggagatcgaccatctttttacgcatcgatcgaatgttgagcatgtggtcgatccaaaaatactttgcagtttaataaaatctctaaaacatttattccaacactcaaaagatagttttgctaaatatgataactagatagccaataaaattacaaaaagatatttaaatagtaaaaaatatgttaatttaacgtgttaaaatttaaaaataaattttaattatgacatgcattttaacatttatataaatataaatcatagcctaaatataaataatttaacaacttaaattagaaaaaaataaaaattccgggcgtagcccgggttaatccctagttgAGATGAAAACTTAAGTGTGTTGGTGAATGGTGAAgttttatttataagaaaaagacCTTATATTAAACGCGTAATGAAAACGCTCTATTTCCGTTTTTTTGTATTATGTTATTTCCTTTTCCTgaatcaaatctttttttttttttggtaggatgCAAGGGACAAAGGTCCCCTACTTTTTATTaagaaaacttcaaaaaatacTACAAGCAAAACTGCCGAGTTCTAGCTATCCCATGAAAATCTTCCGACAGCATAGAAGTAACATGTTATGGAACCAACTTAAAGTAATGTAAACCAAAAAGTAAAGAAAACGCATAGTTAGCCAATCTATCAGCTAGATGATTACATTAGATATTTTGACTATCCAGTCTCTTAATATGAAACCATAGCACAAGCATACTAGAAACGACAAAGAATGAGCATCATGGATCCATGTCTTAAGAAAACCCACTACACTCTCAGAGTCCACCTCCACTTCTAGCCTTCGAATACCACTGTCCCATGCTATGCACAGCCCATAATAAACACCCCACAGCTCCACTAAGCGGCCGAACAAATGCCAATGTAGATATCAAAACCCCCTTTCCACCCTCCATATTCATCCCTCATCACCCCACCTGCTGCCGCCAGTCCAGGGTTTCCTTTAGAAACTCCATCAGTGTTCAATTTGCACCATCCAGACATTGGTCGTGACCATGCGATCTGCCTCTCCACTCGTGCCCCAATCACCGAGTGCTGCCTCAGTTTGTTATTCGCCTGTATCACCTCTTGAGTCTTATCCTTAACAAACTGCACTCTGTCTCTACACTTCcctgtcattttttttttttttgagaaaaatctaCACTTCCCTGTTTCACCAAACACATACTCACATCTCTACTTCCAGCACCACCACACAGTCAAAGCGAAAAGCGTAGGCCATTTTTCCCCAATATCTAAATTTGATTTAGGGATTTGTTGTTTTATTCGAAAATGTTGTCAAACCGCCAAATTCTACGCTGGCGGATTAATGACCGTTTTAGTGTTTCTTTGTAACATTTTGTTGTGTCCTAAATTATTCTAATTACAGAGCGATCTTAGATAAGGATGAAACTTGTCCAAAAGACTCTATTCCAtctcacatttttgaagcaaaAAAAGAAATCTCAAGAAAACTAAGTTAAGAAATCAAACAGTCTAATGCCAAATACGGAGTTAACAGCAAAGACAAGTTCAAATTTAGCCAACACATTAGAAAATTATCTCTCCACCGTTAATCTTGAGCTTTTCACAAGATCTACTGTATATATACCTAACCAAATCCTTTTATTACAGACTCAGATTTTGAGATTTAGCTTTTGAGTATAGAAAAAAGTAAGGATGGGTCTCAAGGcctcctcttctctcctctgtctCGCCATTTTACTTGGTGTCTCCTCCATTGTATCATCCGTTAACATAACCCGAGCACTAGAGAATTACCCTGAGTTCAGCACTATGATCGAGCTTTTGGCCAAGACCGAGCTCACACCAATTATCAACAAACGTCAGACAATCACCGTTCTGGCTCTTAGCAACGATGCTATCGGTTCCATCTCTGGTAGACCCGAGGAGGAGCTCAAGAACATTCTTATGAACCATGTGGTTCTTGACTACTACGATGAGCTCAAGCTCAAGGCTCTCAAGGACAAGAGCACATTGCTCACTACCCTTTACCAATCCACCGGTTTAGGCCAGCAGCAAAACGGTTTCCTCAACTGCTCCAAAGCTAACGGAAAGATTGTCTTCGGGTCTGCCGTGAAAGGCGCTCCTCTAACCGCTGAGTACATCACGACCGTGTTCCGTAACCCGTTCAATCTCTCTGTGGTCCAGATCAGCATGCCCATTGTGGCTCCTGGACTCGGGGCTCCGGTTAAGGTTCCTCCACCACCACCCATGACTTCCCCACCGGCTCCAGCTCCCAAGAAGGCTGGAGCCACTCCAGCTCCTGGACCAGCTGAGGAGGAGGATTACGCAGACGCTCCTCCTGGTGCAGCTCCAGAAACCGCACCTGCATCAGCCCCATCAGAAGATGGTTCTCCTGCTCCGGCTCCAGAGAATGCTGGTAAGAAGAAGATGGCAGCAGCTGATGAGGTTGAACCACCTAGCTCTGCTTCTAACACCGGTTTGAGATTTGGTGGTGCTCTCGTTCTCGGGTTTGTGGCTAGCTTTTCTGGGTTCTAAGATGGTTTAAGACAGAGGGAGTCGAGGTTATTAAACGTCTACATCACATTAATGTACCTCAATCAGTTACTAGTTTGGAATGAAAGTGTGATGTTCTGTCCTGTGAAATATGTATGACGAGATTGGGAACCCATGTGTTTATCTTTATTCATCCAACTCAAACGCCATACACAACCCATGAATATGTGCTTCCACATAGCACTATGGAAATGATTTAATCCCAAACTACCAAGGATCATTTCAGATGAACCAAAACATATAATAATGTAGTTTTAGCATCCAGAAAATGCACATATCCAAGTAAGCCCAACAAAATGACAAAACACTCTAAAGAGTTTTCACCAAAGTATCAAAAGGAaagcctaaaaaaaaaagaatgcacAGTTGGTTGCTCTAGGAGAGAGTTAGATATATTGAAGCGCGCCTATTTGATTACGCAGCGGGCCCTATGTGCAGAGAAGCCTCTCTCATTTAATCCTCTCTACGATGTTAGAGACGACCTCTTCCATATCAAGTTCCGTCATCGGTGTAAATGGTTTCTTCATATCCAAAAGAGTGATGAATGATTCGCCGCCTTCCTCTCGAATCTCAAAACATCCACGCCTTGGCTGTTgtttaaatcaaacatataataatgtgaccaaataaaacaaaaacaagctAAGCATTTGTGTTGGCTCTTTCCTTGAATACCTTAAGAGGATTGAGAGTGACAATGATGCCAGGAACAGCATTCTCCAGACCTTCCTTCACCTTGTTGGCTCTCTCCTTGAATGATTTGTGTTGTTTGCTTCAACCAAAACAAACAGAAACGTTTAGCTTCCCAGACGAAAATAAACTACAGAGAATCGTAAAACCAAAGAGACAATGGAGGAGACATTTATAGCTTACTAGTGCTCGATCACGATCGTCTTTTTCTCagagacttcttcttcttcttcttcttcttcttcttcttcttcttcttcttcttcgtctacGTGGTCTTCTACCACAGCttcctctttttctttcttgatcTTCTTCGTCGCCGCTCCACCTTCCTTGGCTTTCGtcttccttttcctcttctcgGGAGACTCGAAGTTCATGAGCTTGGAGGATGTCGAGTTACCACCCCCGCGTCCCTTAGTTTGGCTCCGAGTCTGGCGAGCCATGCTTCGAGTCTGCCTCGTCGACGTAGCCACCGCCGCAACATATTTCCCCTTAACTCCTCCTCCGGTGCTCTTCGGCGGCGCCATTGAATTGAATCAAAGAACATAAAAGAAAAGCTTCCGTCGCAGCCAGAATACTGACGGTTCCCTTTTCTTGTTGATATTTATCACTTTCACCCGCTCTTTATAACGTTGGGAAGGACTAAAGTTACTGGAAGAGGACACGTCACACGGAAATCGAGTCGACGGTCATGATTAGAGCATGTACAACCCAAAACCCCATTATGAGTATCATAACTAATATCccttagagcatcattatccctATAACCCTATTTGGGTTTCTTAatgaattatttaataataaaaattagttaagaaatttagttaagaaacttataGATTTTATGCTTTATTGGGGGTTTCTTAATtaaggtttttaaaaaaaaatgtcatatagaaaatgtttttgattgttttgtgaataaaatttgtgatcaagagaaagagaaaatgaACTTATTTCGATTAAAATGTGTTTACTCGTTTTGTATGGTAAGAAGGAAGAGAATGAACTTGAAAGTTGAGAGAACTTCaagttataaagaaaaaaagaacatgaGAATGAGGAGAAAGAACAAAAGCTTATTTATACAAAACACATTACGAGGTATTATTTTGCTCAAATCACACAATCACCATAAGACACAAAACAACAAGACACAAGTCTGTGACAGAAAACAACAAGACAACGTTTGCTTATaacagaacaacaacaacaagaccAAGCCATACGTTTTTAACTTAACAGAACAACAACAAGATAACTTAAATGAGCAACAACAAAAGGAGAACTCCATTTCACAAATCAGTCAATTATAGATACATGAGCAGGCGAGACATCaaggcattaaaaaaaaaagaagtcgaACAAATCAgtcaattatatttataagctacattaataaaaaaaaacgcaGCTTGCAACTACTTTGAGTTCTGCTCATACAATCCACTATAAACTAACTTAGCAAATAGCAGTTAAGAAGCTAAAGAGAGAGTGCCTTGACCGAATACATTTCATCTACTAATTCTCCTATATATATCAAGCAGGGTCTAAGCTTTGCTCTGTCACTTCCATAAATTGCTTTCTTAGCAGGAGGCGGCACATCATTGCCTACAGATAAAGGAAGGTAAATTCTATCTCCTACATTCAATGACTCTTTGGCTGCCACCTTCAAACAATCAGTACCATCAGCTTCCTAAAAAAAACAGTTCTTGTCCTAACCATGAGATGACTAGAATAAGACTTACCCTTTCAATGACTCCTTGGCTGGCACCTTCAAGCAATCATCACCATCGCAGCTCATAGGCATTTCTTTTCTAACCTGAATCACATTTACAAATCTCTTATCTTGTAACTTTCACAGTTCGATTGAATCTACAAAATACAATCTCTTTAACTAGAGTGACACAGACCTGTCTTAGACGAAAGAGTTTTTGTAGGAGGTTTATAGGTAGGTCGGGACGGCAACTAAGAATCCACCTTAATGCCGTCGTTAAGCCATCCGTTGAGTCTTTGACGATGGAGTCTCCGCCCAAAGAGAGCTCCTTTCCTACGGCGGCGGCGTCAATGGTGGGAGAGAAGGGAGGTAGAGTTGATCAACCGATTGATCGCCATTGTCGTTGGATAAaacaaagagagaagaagaagactcgagaaaagagagagaaaaaaaattgaggtTTGCTCACATGCTGACACGTGTGCTCTCTTTTAAGCTAAGGATCGGTCTCAAAAAGTTCAGAATAAGGATCGGTAACTgcattttaatttagttttcatttaattaaatgCTGTAATTTGTTTAAATCCCCCTTAGGAACCTGCGATAATGATGGTCTTAtatattactccctccgttttttaatataagtcgttttaaagctatgcacatagattaagaaaatcattaatttcttatattttcgaaataaaaacatcattaattatttacctaaccacaattcaaccaatagaaaaatagaagatatattatcattggtcagacaacattaattattaataaatgttacataaaaaaccgaaaacgacatataatttagaacaaaaaagttcaaggcattaaaaaaaaaagaagtcgaACAAATCAgtcaattatatttataagctacattaataaaaaaaaacgcaGCTTGCAACTACTTTGAGTTCTGCTCATACAATCCACTATAAACTAACTTAGCAAATAGCAGTTAAGAAGCTAAAGAGAGAGTGCCTTGACCGAATACATTTCATCTACTAATTCTCCTATATATATCAAGCAGGGTCTAAGCTTTGCTCTGTCACTTCCATAAATTGCTTTCTTAGCAGGAGGCGGCACATCATTGCCTACAGATAAAGGAAGGTAAATTCTATCTCCTACATTCAATGACTCTTTGGCTGCCACCTTCAAACAATCAGTACCATCAGCTTCCTAAAAAAAACAGTTCTTGTCCTAACCATGAGATGACTAGAATAAGACTTACCCTTTCAATGACTCCTTGGCTGGCACCTTCAAGCAATCATCACCATCGCAGCTCATAGGCATTTCTTTTCTAACCTGAATCACATTTACAAATCTCTTATCTTGTAACTTTCACAGTTCGATTGAATCTACAAAATACAATCTCTTTAACTAGAGTGACACAGACCTGTCTTAGACGAAAGAGTTTTTGTAGGAGGTTTATAGGTAGGTCGGGACGGCAACTAAGAATCCACCTTAATGCCGTCGTTAAGCCATCCGTTGAGTCTTTGACGATGGAGTCTCCGCCCAAAGAGAGCTCCTTTCCTACGGCGGCGGCGTCAATGGTGGGAGAGAAGGGAGGTAGAGTTGATCAACCGATTGATCGCCATTGTCGTTGGATAAaacaaagagagaagaagaagactcgagaaaagagagagaaaaaaaattgaggtTTGCTCACATGCTGACACGTGTGCTCTCTTTTAAGCTAAGGATCGGTCTCAAAAAGTTCAGAATAAGGATCGGTAACTgcattttaatttagttttcatttaattaaatgCTGTAATTTGTTTAAATCCCCCCTTAGGAACCTGCGATAATGATGGTCTTAtatattactccctccgttttttaatataagtcgttttaaagctatgcacatagattaagaaaatcattaatttcttatattttcgaaataaaaacatcattaattatttacctaaccacaattcaaccaatagaaaaatagaagatatattatcattggtcagacaacattaattattaataaatgttacataaaaaaccgaaaacgacatataatttagaacaaaaaagtttctctaaaacgacttatattgaaaaacggagggagtaaaagagaagcattgtaataaatgcattcacactataataaacacatgatttgataataaatatactaatgcgttcacactatattcataaatgtgttcacactatgtattttgtgttttttaatataaaactcacataatagttccaataaaactctggatttttcggttcaaataaaaatagataacgaatcaaaaaccaaactatatatatattatttttattgtttacgaataaagttgagcaaaatattcataaattttgatttgattcgttatccgttttgatttgaaccaaaaaatctggatatccacaattttacgaaacaaatcaaatactaaaatacaatatccaaaaaagaagcaaatcacaaataccaatatttttaggaacatatatctaactcgatctgttatatgcatatatatacatatatgtaaagaattatatatatatacattatatatattatactttatatcagttttacaatattttttttgaattaaatttattatattaggtactagaatttaaaaatttaaataatgttttatttttgtaataaattgttattattaaatttttcaattatttttaaaattttattttatttacggatcaaatcggatattctttaaaattctaaaacatttcggatatccgagtcaccgaatatctaggtggctaaagatcgaatcgacATGAATGCTTCCAAATACCCAGATATTCGATCTGTGTACACCCCTACTTAaagatacaattttattttatttatatgaaaacgttgactaatgtcaaggcctttttattttaaattaattttaattttatctttcatgtattattttggacaaaaatgttatttaatattaattaactatatttttatatatatttgtcaactatttttatatactttttacatacacctacatgtgcaccttgatgtgagcataTTGTAACTAAGTagaagtatctaatttttttgaaagttgatttttttttaatgcttctttcactaccgactaaattgtagtgaaatgatttgtcttaataatttttttttaaaactatttatctgtttagaaactataatatgaaactattggttcgacatgacaactgtttaaaattcataacatgaaaataaataaataatattaatttttggttttaccggaaaaaaccaaaaaatcaaacattttaaccgaataaactaaaataaatattaatttaaaataataattatattttagaacattaaacatcaaaaaaaacttaaaaccgaaccaatatccagattaaacagatttaatatctttttattaaaaaataacaaaactaataatcacatcccgcgtAAGGCGCGGATTATTATCTAGTTTAATAGTAATTGTGTGCTAAGAAATCTGGTTAAGAGACGACAGCATTTAATGTATTCCAATGCTAGTCTCTTAAATAAAGATTcttagaaattaaaaattaatatttataaaaaaaaaaaattaaacaaaacatattaaaagataacattttaaacattgatttgtaaataaaaCATGAAACAAACATTATTCAAATAAAGTGGGATAATTTGAGAGAAGCATCACAGCTTAGTTGTTGCCTTGTCCGAATTTTTGCCATatatgttcaaccaaatcatcTTTCAGTTGTTGATGCAATTGTCTATCACGAATTCTTCTTCGAGCATCCATCATATTGCTGATATTTGATGACATATTTGTAGAATACGAAAGATCGACATATGAACTTCCGTTATCTTCTGCTTCTTGGAACTCTGTAACGTTAAATAGAGAGTATCCATCTCTTTCATCCTCTactatcatattatggagtatgatatAAGCTCTCATAATCTTTCCAATTTTAGCTTTATCCCAAAAAAGTGCTGGATTTTTAACAATGGCAAAGCGAGCTTGCAGGACTCCAAAAGCacgctcgacatcttttcggGCAGCTTCTTGTTGTTGAGCAAATAAAACTGCTTGCGGACTTTGTGGTAATGGAAttgattggataaatgttgaccatttCGGATAAATACCATCGATGAGATAGTAACCCATACGATACTCTCTTCCATTGACATAGTATGTCACTTGCGGAGCTTGACCTTGGATTacgtcatcaaaaacaggtgagcgatcaagaacattgatatcatttAAGGTACCTGGCGGTCCGAAAAACGCATGCCATATCCAGAGATCATATGAAGCAACCGCCTCTAAAACGATTGTTGGTTTGCCCGAACCCCGAGAATATtgccctttccaagcggtgggaCAATTTTTCCattcccaatgcatacaatcgatgcttcctATCATCCCGGGAAAGCCACGATACTCACCAATATCAAGTAGACGTTGAAGATCGGCAGGTGTTGGTCTTCTTAGGTACTCTTCGCTGAATAAAGAAATTATTCCGTCCACAAAATTTTCCAAACATGAGAGAGTAGTAGATGCACCGAGACGGAGGTATTCGTCGACCCCATCAGCCGCATTACCATATGCCAAAACACGAATGGCTGCTGTACTCTTTTGAAGTGGAGAGAGACTAAGCCTGCAGAGAGCATCTCTCTTTTGTTGAAAGAA is part of the Brassica rapa cultivar Chiifu-401-42 chromosome A09, CAAS_Brap_v3.01, whole genome shotgun sequence genome and harbors:
- the LOC103842253 gene encoding fasciclin-like arabinogalactan protein 3 is translated as MGLKASSSLLCLAILLGVSSIVSSVNITRALENYPEFSTMIELLAKTELTPIINKRQTITVLALSNDAIGSISGRPEEELKNILMNHVVLDYYDELKLKALKDKSTLLTTLYQSTGLGQQQNGFLNCSKANGKIVFGSAVKGAPLTAEYITTVFRNPFNLSVVQISMPIVAPGLGAPVKVPPPPPMTSPPAPAPKKAGATPAPGPAEEEDYADAPPGAAPETAPASAPSEDGSPAPAPENAGKKKMAAADEVEPPSSASNTGLRFGGALVLGFVASFSGF
- the LOC103842254 gene encoding selenoprotein H codes for the protein MAPPKSTGGGVKGKYVAAVATSTRQTRSMARQTRSQTKGRGGGNSTSSKLMNFESPEKRKRKTKAKEGGAATKKIKKEKEEAVVEDHVDEEEEEEEEEEEEEEEEVSEKKTIVIEHYKQHKSFKERANKVKEGLENAVPGIIVTLNPLKPRRGCFEIREEGGESFITLLDMKKPFTPMTELDMEEVVSNIVERIK
- the LOC103855371 gene encoding putative nuclease HARBI1 isoform X1 is translated as MNKGLFMRIVNRLSNEVEFFQQKRDALCRLSLSPLQKSTAAIRVLAYGNAADGVDEYLRLGASTTLSCLENFVDGIISLFSEEYLRRPTPADLQRLLDIGEYRGFPGMIGSIDCMHWEWKNCPTAWKGQYSRGSGKPTIVLEAVASYDLWIWHAFFGPPGTLNDINVLDRSPVFDDVIQGQAPQVTYYVNGREYRMGYYLIDGIYPKWSTFIQSIPLPQSPQAVLFAQQQEAARKDVERAFGVLQARFAIVKNPALFWDKAKIGKIMRAYIILHNMIVEDERDGYSLFNVTEFQEAEDNGSSYVDLSYSTNMSSNISNMMDARRRIRDRQLHQQLKDDLVEHIWQKFGQGNN